One part of the Candidatus Cloacimonadota bacterium genome encodes these proteins:
- a CDS encoding 2Fe-2S iron-sulfur cluster binding domain-containing protein: MNLKTIDTGEYCFNEITFFLNGHKQIARLAPGLSTLNFLNKQLHLYGTKCSCNEGDCGACTVVISYPKDGEVLYEAINSCIYPAAKLHGKHLITVEGLGKPEELHPIQQALLEHHGTQCGYCTPGFVMSLFAMLATITHPNQENIMAAL, encoded by the coding sequence ATGAACCTGAAGACAATTGATACAGGCGAATATTGCTTTAATGAGATAACGTTTTTTTTAAATGGACATAAGCAGATAGCTCGGCTTGCACCAGGACTTAGTACTTTAAATTTTTTGAATAAGCAATTGCATTTGTATGGCACTAAATGCAGTTGTAATGAAGGTGATTGCGGAGCTTGTACTGTGGTAATCTCCTATCCTAAAGATGGAGAAGTTTTGTATGAAGCAATAAACTCCTGCATATATCCCGCAGCAAAACTTCACGGCAAGCACCTTATTACTGTGGAAGGTTTGGGAAAGCCCGAAGAGCTTCATCCTATCCAGCAAGCCCTTTTAGAACATCATGGCACTCAATGTGGATATTGCACCCCTGGCTTTGTGATGAGTCTGTTTGCTATGCTGGCTACGATAACGCACCCCAATCAGGAAAACATTATGGCAGCCTTAGA
- the mfd gene encoding transcription-repair coupling factor — MLYTKISSRLEQSSFFNSLLPLHNHTQIHHLSQSARALIAAHIWAKTGLNIILVSQDDIIAEDLWDDLVSLIGKDNALYLPDYEILPYEERSPHYSIRATRMISLLNAVTSQIPAVYSLSIRSFLRMIPDRNSLSSHIFTLKKGDSLNPIELLKSLQNMGYEIEYQVSTVYQAAKRGGILDLFSPPSLNPVRIEFWGDEIMSIRAFSANTQRSIAQELDHVLVIPARELSLDDVDSGSVIISKIREKGFFEGIENYYSLLTKNLCTFADYFPPEKRFFLFSNFSYIKEEMEALNEQTYLQYRKELKKGSKGKIPKVKDLLLQEEGFYNCIAQSGSLYLSQSEFILPEVKNNIRAPFASQPSFEGDLGLLAESLFSKHNQGWQHYLLFDNQSQEKRMRQTIGETLPYKSHIGVLHEGFEIEDAKLGLFTDHEVFNRYKRKRYAPRFAPGETIVDYENLKPGDFVVHVDHGIGVFEGLKIIKLDGREVECLVLRYANEDRVYVPTFQLSLVTKYVAEEGTAPSLNKLGSSKWQNTKRKAAQQIELIAADLVRLYAERSSRPGLAHTPDTEWQLELEESFIYEDTPDQIKASREIKDDMELPSPMERLLCGDVGFGKTEVAIRAAFKAVNSGFQVAVLAPTTLLAEQHFRVFKERLAQYPVRIAMLSRFRSKNLIAKDIQYIAAGLVDIAIGTHRLLSKDVIFPKLGLLVIDEEHRFGVRHKDRLRRIQSNVDTLYMSATPIPRTLNMALAKLKEISLMQTSPKERLPIRTIITPRDMEVIKDAIRREVDRGGQVFFVHNRVQTIETIALELRREMPDINFMVGHAQMPEHHLEEVMKAFVEHEFQVLISTTIIENGIDIPNANTILIDRADTFGLAQLYQMRGRVGRSNRRAYAYLLIPKGTTVVARKRLEALTQYDYLGAGFQVALRDLELRGAGTILGTKQSGIIQAIGFNYYNRLLGRAIEAVESGDTSVLYQDDTPETRQSIKTEMDLYFPPEYIDNDQERLRVYRRLGELSTLSDIEDFAFELRDRFGEIPENARWLLLYFKVDLLAKKLHLKNCTVKRGTMTIEFDAAHTPSKNGILDFSAKIKEPFRFEATSSLKIIIELDDDLDSLQQFERAIQLLEILNPKAIN, encoded by the coding sequence ATGCTTTATACCAAAATCTCATCCCGTTTGGAACAATCATCCTTCTTCAACTCGCTTCTACCCTTACACAACCACACTCAGATACACCATCTCAGTCAAAGTGCCAGAGCTTTAATTGCAGCCCATATCTGGGCAAAAACCGGTTTGAATATTATCTTGGTTTCGCAGGATGACATAATCGCCGAAGACCTGTGGGACGACCTTGTAAGCCTCATCGGTAAAGATAATGCTCTGTATTTGCCAGATTACGAGATCCTGCCCTATGAAGAACGTTCGCCTCACTACTCCATTCGGGCAACCCGCATGATAAGCCTTCTGAATGCCGTAACCAGTCAAATTCCAGCAGTTTACAGCCTTTCTATCCGCTCTTTTTTACGAATGATCCCAGACCGCAATAGCCTCTCCAGCCACATTTTTACTCTAAAAAAGGGAGATTCACTAAATCCAATTGAACTGCTTAAAAGTTTACAGAATATGGGATATGAGATTGAGTACCAAGTATCTACGGTGTATCAGGCAGCCAAACGTGGAGGAATTTTAGATTTATTTTCACCACCTTCTCTAAACCCAGTTCGTATTGAGTTTTGGGGTGATGAGATAATGTCTATAAGGGCGTTTTCTGCAAATACACAACGTTCTATTGCTCAAGAATTAGATCATGTATTGGTAATTCCGGCGCGGGAGCTGAGCTTGGATGATGTAGATTCGGGATCCGTAATTATCTCCAAAATACGCGAGAAAGGGTTTTTTGAAGGTATTGAAAACTACTATAGTCTCCTTACAAAGAATCTATGCACCTTTGCAGATTACTTCCCTCCCGAAAAAAGATTCTTTTTGTTCAGCAATTTCAGTTACATAAAGGAAGAGATGGAAGCCCTCAACGAACAAACTTATCTGCAATATCGCAAAGAACTTAAAAAGGGCAGTAAGGGAAAAATCCCAAAAGTTAAAGACCTTCTGCTACAAGAGGAAGGTTTCTATAATTGTATTGCCCAATCCGGGAGCTTATATCTTTCGCAAAGTGAATTTATCTTACCAGAAGTAAAAAATAATATCCGGGCACCTTTTGCTTCCCAACCTTCTTTTGAGGGAGATTTGGGGCTCTTAGCCGAATCTTTATTCAGTAAGCACAATCAAGGTTGGCAGCACTATCTCTTGTTCGACAATCAATCCCAAGAAAAGCGTATGCGGCAAACCATCGGTGAAACACTGCCTTATAAGAGTCACATCGGAGTTTTGCACGAAGGCTTTGAAATAGAAGATGCCAAATTGGGTCTTTTTACCGATCATGAGGTTTTTAACCGTTATAAAAGAAAGAGATATGCCCCTCGCTTTGCTCCCGGCGAAACCATTGTTGATTATGAAAACCTCAAACCCGGCGACTTTGTAGTGCATGTAGATCATGGCATTGGAGTTTTTGAAGGGCTCAAAATTATTAAGCTTGATGGGCGCGAAGTTGAATGCCTGGTATTGCGCTATGCCAACGAGGATAGGGTTTACGTTCCTACTTTCCAGCTTTCTTTGGTAACAAAGTACGTAGCAGAAGAAGGTACAGCACCCTCTCTTAATAAATTGGGCAGCAGTAAATGGCAAAACACCAAAAGAAAAGCAGCCCAGCAGATAGAGCTTATAGCTGCAGATTTGGTAAGACTATATGCTGAGCGAAGCAGCCGCCCCGGATTGGCACATACTCCAGATACCGAGTGGCAGCTTGAACTGGAGGAATCTTTTATTTATGAAGATACTCCAGATCAGATTAAGGCAAGCCGTGAGATCAAAGACGATATGGAATTGCCCTCACCTATGGAGCGTTTGCTTTGCGGAGATGTTGGTTTTGGAAAAACTGAAGTGGCTATTCGTGCTGCCTTCAAAGCAGTTAATAGCGGCTTTCAAGTAGCGGTTCTAGCCCCTACTACATTACTGGCAGAGCAACACTTTCGTGTATTTAAAGAACGCCTGGCACAATACCCGGTTCGCATAGCTATGCTTTCCCGATTCCGCAGTAAAAACCTTATTGCCAAAGACATACAATATATTGCAGCGGGATTGGTGGATATTGCCATTGGTACTCACCGCTTGCTTTCCAAAGATGTAATTTTCCCCAAACTCGGACTTCTCGTTATTGACGAAGAACACCGCTTTGGGGTTCGTCATAAAGATCGTCTCCGCCGTATCCAAAGTAATGTAGATACTCTTTATATGAGCGCTACTCCCATCCCCCGCACTCTGAATATGGCATTAGCAAAACTCAAAGAGATATCACTGATGCAAACTTCTCCCAAAGAACGGCTTCCTATTCGCACCATTATTACGCCCAGAGATATGGAAGTAATAAAAGATGCCATTCGCAGAGAAGTGGATAGGGGCGGACAGGTATTTTTTGTCCACAACAGGGTTCAAACTATCGAAACAATCGCTCTGGAGTTACGCCGCGAAATGCCTGATATCAACTTTATGGTAGGACACGCACAAATGCCCGAACATCATCTGGAAGAAGTAATGAAGGCATTTGTGGAGCATGAATTTCAGGTACTCATTTCTACTACAATCATCGAAAATGGAATAGATATCCCCAATGCAAATACCATCCTTATTGACCGCGCCGATACCTTTGGACTGGCGCAATTGTATCAGATGCGCGGGAGAGTGGGTAGAAGCAACCGCCGGGCTTATGCCTATCTTCTGATACCTAAAGGCACCACTGTAGTTGCCCGTAAACGGCTGGAAGCTCTTACACAATACGACTATCTGGGCGCAGGATTTCAAGTGGCCCTGCGCGATTTGGAGCTACGCGGGGCCGGCACAATCTTGGGAACCAAGCAAAGCGGGATCATCCAAGCCATCGGCTTCAACTACTATAACCGATTGTTGGGCAGGGCTATAGAAGCTGTTGAAAGTGGCGATACTTCCGTATTGTATCAAGATGATACTCCCGAAACCCGGCAAAGCATTAAAACGGAAATGGACCTCTATTTTCCTCCAGAATATATAGATAACGATCAAGAAAGACTCCGCGTATATCGCCGCCTTGGTGAGTTGAGCACTTTATCAGATATTGAAGATTTTGCCTTTGAGCTGCGCGATCGCTTTGGCGAAATTCCCGAAAACGCCCGCTGGTTACTGCTTTACTTTAAAGTAGATCTTTTAGCAAAAAAACTGCACTTAAAGAATTGTACCGTAAAACGCGGAACTATGACAATCGAGTTTGATGCTGCCCACACTCCTTCCAAAAATGGAATTCTGGACTTTAGCGCAAAGATAAAGGAGCCTTTTAGATTTGAAGCCACTAGTAGCCTGAAGATCATTATCGAATTGGATGATGATCTGGATTCTTTACAACAGTTTGAACGCGCCATCCAGCTACTAGAAATTTTGAATCCTAAAGCAATCAACTAA
- the hisS gene encoding histidine--tRNA ligase encodes MTYKIPRGTYDILPSDSPKWQYVKSVFRKIADSFGYMEITTPIFELAELFERSSGENSDVVQKEMYRFTDQKGRIFALRPEGTAPVVRSYVENHMDKSGGRSKLYYMGPMFRYDRPQAGRYRQFYQYGIELIGSNHPYYDAEVIAVEMQFLKALGLKNVRLEINSVGCANCAASYDQALRDYYRPHLTQLCPDCQKRFEQKPRRLLDCKVPSCQVFRHKAPSQLDYLDEECRTHFEDTCRYLDKMSINYTINPAIVRGLDYYTNTAFELIVDSLGAQNSIAGGGRYNALISQIGGKDTPAIGFAGGFERLLLALEQEKVPLPNLPNPQVYAIAIGESAQEAILSISQALRNEGIYVEYNPEKASFKAQMKAADASHAAYAIILGDDELANNKIILKNLSTSIQESLNLAEIIRKLTN; translated from the coding sequence ATGACTTACAAAATTCCCCGTGGAACTTATGATATTCTACCCTCCGATAGCCCCAAATGGCAATATGTAAAGAGCGTATTTCGCAAGATTGCCGATAGTTTTGGCTACATGGAGATTACTACGCCCATCTTTGAACTCGCCGAATTGTTTGAGCGCAGCTCAGGAGAAAACTCGGATGTTGTGCAAAAAGAAATGTATCGCTTTACAGATCAAAAAGGCAGAATCTTTGCCTTGCGCCCCGAAGGTACGGCTCCGGTGGTTCGCTCATATGTTGAAAACCACATGGATAAAAGCGGCGGACGCAGTAAACTGTACTATATGGGACCTATGTTTCGCTACGATCGTCCGCAAGCAGGTAGATACCGCCAATTCTATCAATATGGCATAGAGCTCATCGGCAGCAACCATCCCTATTACGATGCTGAAGTTATTGCTGTCGAGATGCAATTCTTAAAAGCCCTAGGGCTTAAAAACGTTCGCTTGGAGATAAATAGTGTGGGTTGCGCAAATTGTGCAGCAAGCTACGATCAAGCTCTTAGAGATTACTATCGACCACATTTAACCCAGCTTTGCCCAGATTGCCAAAAACGCTTCGAGCAAAAACCGCGTCGGCTTTTGGATTGCAAAGTTCCCAGTTGTCAGGTTTTTCGCCACAAAGCACCTTCTCAATTGGATTATCTGGATGAAGAATGCCGCACCCACTTTGAGGATACTTGCCGTTATTTGGATAAAATGAGCATAAACTACACCATAAACCCAGCCATAGTAAGAGGTTTAGATTATTACACAAATACAGCGTTCGAGCTCATTGTAGACTCATTAGGAGCCCAAAATTCCATTGCTGGAGGCGGTAGATACAATGCCCTCATCTCCCAAATAGGGGGCAAAGATACTCCCGCCATAGGTTTTGCAGGGGGATTTGAGCGTTTGTTATTGGCGCTTGAGCAGGAAAAGGTTCCTCTGCCAAATCTTCCTAATCCGCAAGTATATGCAATTGCGATTGGAGAAAGTGCCCAAGAAGCAATCTTATCTATATCGCAAGCCCTCAGAAACGAAGGAATATATGTTGAATACAATCCCGAAAAAGCATCTTTCAAAGCCCAAATGAAGGCGGCCGACGCATCTCATGCCGCATATGCTATTATTCTAGGAGATGACGAACTTGCCAATAATAAAATTATACTCAAGAACTTGAGTACCTCCATTCAGGAAAGTCTCAATCTGGCAGAGATAATCCGTAAACTTACTAATTAA